CGTGACGTTGTTCAGCGGGTGGATGGGCAGGCACGTCATGCTCCGTGGAGCGCGCGGTACGGAGATCCGCCAACTCGCGGCGTAGCGCCTCGGTATCGACCGGACGCCCCTTGGGGTCTCGGGCCAGGATGTTCTCGACGAGGTCGCTCAGTGCCGCTGGCACCCGCGCATTCGCCAATCGAGGGGGGGCGGCGGGAGGGCAGGGCTGTTCAAGTCGAAGCGAGGACGAAACTCCGTCGGGCGTGGGTCGGTCAGCAGTTCATGGAGCATGACGCCGACCGCGAAGATTTCGTCGGCGATCTGGAAGGCGTAGCGGGCCCGGTGCTCGTCCTTGTGCTCGCGCAGGAACTTGAACTGCTCGGGCGCGCGATAACGGTCTGTCCCTGGAGGCAAGCCCCCGTCCGTCAGGTCTTCGGCGAGTGTGTAGGTCGCGCAACTGAAATCGATGATGACGGGTTCGCCATCGCTTTTGCGGATGAGCACATTGGACAGCTTCAGGTCCCGATGCAGGACGCCCCGGCGATGCATGTATGCCAGCGCCCCGGCAATCTTCTCGAAGACCCCGAGGATTTCGCGAACAGTCGGGTGCTTGCGCTCCGCCCACTCCGCGAGCGTCCAGCCGTCCACTTAGTCGAGTACGAGGTGCAGGTTCCCACTCTCCGCCAGGCCAAATCCTTGCGGCCGGACGATGTGGGGATGGTCCAGCATGAGCAGCGCCGTCAACTCCCTCAGCGTCCGGGCATGGGTCTGCTTGGGGTCGCCGCTGGACTCCCGATGCTGGGCCACCTTGATGGCCCGGTGCCTGCCGTTCTTTTCGCCAAGGAAGACGAACGCGAATCCTCCGTCACCGAGTGGCTTGGAAACCTGCCACCCGTCAATCAACGAACCGGGCGGAACGTGAAGTAGCGTCGCGCTCATTGGGCATCCTCCGCGGAGGGCTTCGGGAAGCGCACGTCTGGAACCGTGAGCCGACGCTCCCCATCACCACGCACCTCCAGGGTGAAGATGAGGTCTGCTTTCGTCTTGGGTACTTCCACGACCGCCAGCACTCGCCCGTCCTCCCCCGGAAGGATTGCACCCGGCTTCTCGGCTACGAGTCGCGCCCGCAGGGGCATGCCGACTCGCCCCACGAATATCGCTTCTCGTGGTGTCCATGCGGGGCGTTCAAGGCTGTTCGCAATCGTCACGTCCGCCAGAATCCCCCCGTGCCCCGAAAGGCCACGAGCTTGTCCAAACTCAGCCCCTGCACAGCATCAAGCGTGCCTTTGCGGCTGGACGTCGTGACGCCCTTCGCGTCCACGTAGCCGAGTAGCACGAAGTCTTCCGGCCTCGGCACCGGGGCTTGAGCCGTGGGCTGGCAGGCCGTGTTCGGCGGCTCCGGGCGTTGCACGTCAATCAGTGCATCAACGTCGCGCGGGTCTGTCACGAGCACGAAGGCGGCCCGGGTGGGCGCTCGGCCGTCGGCGAAGAAGACCCCAATCTCCTGACGCTCGCCGTCGGTAAGGTTGGCCACGGGCTGAACGATGATCGACCGCTCGCCCGCGTCCAGGATGCGGATCCGGGATTCGTCGAAGGTGAGGGTCTTCCGCTGGATCGGCGCAGAGAACAGGAACACCGTCCGGGCCTCCGCCGCGACATGGACGACGGGCAGCGGTTCGGCGGGCGTGCTGGCGATGGTCACGGAGCGCTTATGATCAACGCGCGTCCCCGTGGCCGGCTCAGCCCCCGCAGCAGCTCCCGAGACAAGCACGAGCGCGAGAGCCAATCTGAACGGTTGGAGCAATGGTGCATGACCTCCCGAATGGGAAGGCTACCATCGCGGACACCCGCGCAGTGGGGCTCTTTCCTACAGTCAGAGCGGCGTGCTGGGCCCCTGAAACGGGTCAAGGTGCTGCACGTCCGCCGATCTGCGGGAAGCGCTCATAGGCCCGAAGGAGCGCGTCCAGGTGGGCGGGGTTGTCCAAGTCGAGCGGCGCGTCGGTGAGCTGCACGACCCAGCCGCCCGATGCCGTGCGCCGCGCCCGTGAAAGCAGGTCCGCGTCCCGAGTCAGGTCTGGGAACCCGATGGCCCGTGCGGCAGCGGCAGACCAGTAGTTCAGCCATCCGAGGAAGTGCGGAACCTCAGGCGTGGACCTGTCCCATGGGAGCTTGAGCGATGGCAGTCCATGGGGCGGAACGTGCAGCGCATCGCCGGGATGGCGGAACTGTTGCGCCACGATCTCACCATAACCGCTCGGCGTCGCATGCCCCCATACGGCGCGAGCGCCCTCCGCTACACCTGCAAGCACATCGGCAGCCCCCGCAAGGCCGACTGCGTCGAGTGGCAGGTCCGCATGGATTTCAAAATGCGGCGGGCTTCCTGCTGCAAGACCGTTTGGGTTTTCCTGTCCGGCCACCGTCACGAGCTGGTTGTCATCATCGTTGCAAAGGAACGGGAAACCGCCGTTTGTCATATTGGCCGCGACCCACTCGTCGCGTTGAGGCAAGGCGACGAGGTCCCCCTTTTCCGACATCGTCCACCCCAGGCGTAAGCCGGGCAGCGCACGTTCCATTGCATGGACAACTGCGGTCGGGCGGCCGTCATCATCCTGGAGCGCAGGCGCGTGGATGATGACGATGAGGGTTCTGTGAGCGGCCGTCATTTCAACACCAGTCCATGATGACAACTTGTAGGGTGGGATCTTCGTCGAGCAGCACGGCTTTATGCGCGGCGCTTCGCACTCCAATGACGAAGTTGTATCCGCAGTCTCTTGCGAGCTTGGCCTCGCGCCTCAGTTCAGGCAGCTTCATCCTGACAAAGAACCTTTGGGAGCGCGGTGGCTGTTTTTCAAAATCATCCGTCTTGATGTCCCACAGCGTGCGATTGATGAGGACCAGCCCGTCGAAGTTCTTCCCATTGACGAGTACATCCCAACCAGGAAAGCTGTTGTTGGGGATCCTGTCAGCGCATTCGTTGTGTGGATCGTTGCCGCCCAAATGTCGCACCGGGACGGGCCTGCATTCGGAACGGCGCTCGCGATCCGGTGATTCGGGCGGAACCGGAGGGAGCCAATCCTGCCCCGCTGGCTCGGGCTTCAGCTTGGGCTTGCGTTGCACTTCAGCTTCCTGGGATGACACCTTCGCTCCTCGTGAGGCCCCAGCCTCTTCGGGGTAGGCATGGCGGAGTTCATACGCGTCCAGCGCTTCTTTGATGGCGAAGCCGACCACTACCACGCCAAGCACGATCACGGCTCCCACGGCAATCTCAGGAGCCGCCAACACGCAGAAGCCGATTCCCACAGCTGCGGCGTCAGCGGACGCGACCGCGCATCTTCCCGTAGTGTCGTGGAACTCGATCCGGTCATGGTCAAGGGCTCGATAGCACCTCTCCACCAGAACCGACCAAGACTGCGACGCTTCGCGGACCACGCACCGTCCTCCGTCAGTCCACGGCAGCGCCGCCGCACGCTGGAGGTTGGCGATCCTCGGGTTCCGGGACGCGCGCGCCCTGGGGCTTGGTGCCGGCGTGGCGCAAGCCGCGAGGAAGAGCAGGAGTGCGGCGCAGGCGCGGAGTCGCATGGTCACGTCCTTTCAGTCGAACCAGCGAGCCAAGGGGTAAGGCTGGCCGACTGCGGAGTATGCCAGCATCCGAGAATATCGTGGATACCTGGAAGCACGCCGATGCGCGACAGCTCGGGCGCTCGCGAGGCGCTGACCTGCCGCGCGCTCGCGGTAGCTCACGGACCAATCCCCGAGGCTCTCGGCGGACACGTCGGCGTCACGCCCCCGGCCACGTTAGAGCGCGCACGCTTCCAGGATCGCCGCCTCTTCGATGTCAGCCGGCAGCTTGGCCGGGCCCGTCGACGCATCGATCGCGACCTGCCCCGGCGTGACGTAGCCGGCGACGTAGGTCACGGACAAGGCATCGGCCCGCCCCTGCCTGAACTCCACCGTCGGCGTGACGAGCCCGCCCGCGTGGCCGGTGTCGGGCCACACGCCGGTCAGCCTGTAGACGAGCCCACCGTCGGCGAGGTCCCCCGCGATCGTGTAGCTCGCGGGATCGAGCACGGCGCCCCCTCCGTGATGGCCACGACATCCACCAGCGGCGGGCGCGCAAGTAGCAGGTACGGCCGGCCGTAGCTCGGCGGGTGCTCGGTCACGGTCGTGCGCTGGAATTCCCGGCCGCACAGGCGTGCTACCGCGCGACTTGCGGAGCTGACGCAGCGCTCGACGCTCGGGTCGATGGGCACGCCCAGGTCGGCCGCCACGGTCGAGGCAAGGCACAGGTCAGTCAGGAGGGCCATGGAAAGTGAACAGGGGTGTCCGCAACGGCTTGGATTGAGTGGCGTCTAGACCGCTGCTATGTCCAGCCTCACGCCTACGGCTAAAGGAGGCCGCAATGGGAAATGCGGAGAAAACGCTGACTGGGCTTTACGCACTCTTGAAAGAGCAGAAGGTGCAGGAGGCAGTCGCCCTCTGTGCCACAGCATTCGGAGCAACTGAGGCCCAAGTGTGGGAGCTTGCAAAGCGGGTGAGCCTCGGCGGGCTCCATGACATCGCTCTCGCCATTGCGAGAACTCTTGATGCAAGTGACGAGGAGCGTCCCATGCAGGCGCTTGCGCTTTCGATGACAGGTCAGGCGGAATTCACGCTCGATCCCGATAACGCTAATCGGCCTATCGTGATCGAAGTGGCAAGGCGCCTCGCGAAACTCTCCCGGTAATAGCTGCTGATCGGAGCTTTCGCTCAGACGGCCGGGATCTCGTCCGGGCCGCACAGAACGATCGTGCTGCTCGCGCCGATCGTCGGGGAGCTGCCGCCCGTGAGGCTCACCGTCTCGGCGACGCGCAGGTAGCGCTTCGCGGTGGGCAACCGCACGTTGATGCGGGCAATCCCGTTCGCGGCGGTCAGCGGGTCGATCGCGGCGTCGGCGATGTCGGCCCATCCGGTCGCACCGTCGGCGCTTTCCTGGAGCTTCGCGGCGAGCGTCAGGGTCGTCGGAGCACCGGAAGCCGCGCCGGTCTGAGCCGCGAGCACGCACGAGTCGAAGCCGAGCCGGTCGACGGCGGCACTGTTGCGGGTGCCAGCTGCGACCGCGGCGGGCACGTTGCCCGAGCGGGGAGCGATGAGCACGCCCGCGTCGGTGGAATTGGCGTTCACTTGGGGAGTCCTTTCGGTTGGGGGAGCGGAGCCGGGGCACTGTGCGAGCTGCCCCGGCGTCACGCGGTCGGGTTAGTAGGTGATCGAGCTGAACGCCTTCGGCTGGCGCAGCCTGAAATCGCCCTTCACGATCGCGCGGATGGTCGTCTCGTCGTGCTCGGCGCGGGTGTCGTGCTCGGAGAGGAGCAGGTCCTCGTCGATCCCGTAGAGGAATTGACGCCAGTCGCACGAGAACGTGATCCGCGACACGGGTACGCGCGTGGTCATCACGAACGGGAAGCCACGAATCGTCCCCTTGTCGAGCATCTCTCCACGGAAGAGGAAGAGGCCAGACTCCTGGACCTGCATCAGCGCGGTTGCCCGCGTCGGGTGAATGACCCACGCCGCAGCCCCCATGCGGACGTGAGCGGTCAGCGGCAGCTCTACCGCCCTGTCGATGTCGGCGAGGTAGGCGGCAGCGGTCGTGCCTGTCGATGCGAACGAGTGCGCGGGGGTCGAGCTGCACGAAGAGCCCCTTCGGCGCGGCGCCTGTGCCGTCACCGTTGAACCCGGCATCGTCGAGACCATCGGCCACGGTGGCGCGGATGTCCTCTCCGACGCCCGCGTCTCCCACGCCCGGCGTGCGCAGCAGGTCGTTGCTGATGTCCGTCAGCACCATGCCCTTGTGCGCCTTGAGCACGATCTTTCCGTACTTCGGCGCGCTCCTCGGGACGGTCTCCCCCTCGCCAACCCACTTGAAGACCGAAGTCCCCGTCTGCGTACCCATGTGCAGCTCGCCGCGAAACGCCTGGGTACGCACGCCGAGCTTGAGCAGGGCCGCGTCGGGCCGCAGGAACTCGATCACTTCGCCGCTCTGCTGGATGGGTACCAGCACGCCCGCCGAGTCGAACTTGCTGAGCTGAACCGCCTTCTGCACGTCGGCATTGCCGAAGCGCTTCGCGGCTTCGATCAGCTCGGTTGCACTCGTGCGGCGACCCAAGGAGATGACGCTCTTCGTGAACGCGCCGAAGTTTGCGACGCTCGCGTAGACGCTGCTCTCGCGCGTCGCCCTGTCTGTACCCATGCGGCCGGGGGCGCTTCGGGCCGCAGCGTTGACCAGCTCCCGCGCGACCTCAGGGCCAAGCGCCTTCACCATCTCAGTGACCTGCTCGCGAATCATTCCTTGTCACTCCCTTGAATGTACCGCTTGAACGCCTCGGCGAAGCGCTGCGCGGCTTCGGCAGCGTCGACCCCCTTCGCCTTGTCGCCTTCCTCGTCATCTGT
This DNA window, taken from Corallococcus coralloides DSM 2259, encodes the following:
- a CDS encoding DUF6310 domain-containing protein, whose product is MRLRACAALLLFLAACATPAPSPRARASRNPRIANLQRAAALPWTDGGRCVVREASQSWSVLVERCYRALDHDRIEFHDTTGRCAVASADAAAVGIGFCVLAAPEIAVGAVIVLGVVVVGFAIKEALDAYELRHAYPEEAGASRGAKVSSQEAEVQRKPKLKPEPAGQDWLPPVPPESPDRERRSECRPVPVRHLGGNDPHNECADRIPNNSFPGWDVLVNGKNFDGLVLINRTLWDIKTDDFEKQPPRSQRFFVRMKLPELRREAKLARDCGYNFVIGVRSAAHKAVLLDEDPTLQVVIMDWC
- a CDS encoding DUF5953 family protein, with the translated sequence MTAAHRTLIVIIHAPALQDDDGRPTAVVHAMERALPGLRLGWTMSEKGDLVALPQRDEWVAANMTNGGFPFLCNDDDNQLVTVAGQENPNGLAAGSPPHFEIHADLPLDAVGLAGAADVLAGVAEGARAVWGHATPSGYGEIVAQQFRHPGDALHVPPHGLPSLKLPWDRSTPEVPHFLGWLNYWSAAAARAIGFPDLTRDADLLSRARRTASGGWVVQLTDAPLDLDNPAHLDALLRAYERFPQIGGRAAP